From the genome of Streptococcus lutetiensis, one region includes:
- a CDS encoding exodeoxyribonuclease III — MKLISWNIDSINAALTSDSARAVLSRAVIDTLVAEDADIIAIQETKLSAKGPTKKHLQILNDYFPNYEISWRSSVEPARKGYAGTMFLYKKGLTPEISFPEIGAPDTMDSEGRIITLEFDNFYVTQVYTPNAGEGLKRLAERQLWDEKYAQYLAELDQKKPVLATGDYNVAHQEIDLANPNSNRRSAGFTDEERAGFTNLLAKGFIDTFRHLHGNVPNVYSWWAQRSKTSKINNTGWRIDYWLTSNRIADKVTKSEMIDSGARQDHTPIILEIDL, encoded by the coding sequence ATGAAACTCATTTCATGGAATATTGACTCAATCAATGCTGCCTTAACTAGTGATTCAGCCAGAGCTGTTCTTTCACGCGCCGTCATTGATACTTTGGTAGCTGAGGATGCTGATATCATCGCTATCCAAGAAACAAAACTCTCAGCAAAAGGGCCTACCAAAAAGCACCTTCAAATTTTGAATGACTACTTCCCAAATTATGAGATTTCGTGGCGTTCTTCTGTTGAACCAGCTAGAAAAGGCTACGCTGGGACAATGTTCCTTTATAAAAAAGGGTTAACACCAGAAATCTCTTTCCCAGAAATCGGTGCTCCAGATACCATGGATAGTGAAGGACGCATTATCACACTTGAATTCGATAACTTTTACGTCACTCAAGTATACACACCAAATGCTGGCGAAGGGCTTAAACGCTTAGCCGAACGTCAACTTTGGGATGAAAAATACGCCCAATACCTAGCTGAACTTGACCAAAAGAAACCTGTTCTAGCTACTGGTGATTACAACGTTGCCCACCAAGAAATCGACCTCGCCAATCCCAATTCAAACCGCCGTTCTGCTGGATTTACCGATGAAGAACGTGCTGGCTTTACTAACTTGCTGGCTAAAGGGTTCATAGATACTTTCCGTCACCTTCACGGTAACGTTCCAAACGTATACAGCTGGTGGGCACAACGTAGTAAGACAAGTAAAATTAACAACACTGGCTGGCGCATTGACTACTGGCTCACTTCAAACCGCATCGCAGATAAAGTAACAAAATCAGAAATGATTGACTCAGGCGCACGCCAAGACCATACACCAATTATCTTAGAAATTGATTTATAA
- a CDS encoding ABC transporter permease, which translates to MQGLADNKSVEKGGIYVTNRFAELAGIKKGETLKVTPYQDSKSYSFEVKGIVTSETNQGAYIRSETFEAAGGKFNPQTLLVDKTVSKDDIKNDQNILSVINKSDQEKNAYDFVSSLMSVFLMIIGFALLLVIVVLYNLGSLNFVERMRDYATLQVLGFSKKNLQLITMIENLMSTSIGWILGIPMGIWFLRCYVANFSTIRIEYTAYITWQVLLIASALVSVTSAVTTLIISHKNKTINMVEALKGVE; encoded by the coding sequence ATGCAAGGACTTGCTGACAATAAATCAGTTGAAAAAGGCGGTATTTATGTTACCAATCGTTTTGCGGAATTAGCTGGAATCAAAAAAGGAGAAACTCTGAAAGTAACTCCTTATCAAGACAGTAAATCTTATTCATTTGAAGTTAAAGGAATTGTCACAAGTGAGACTAACCAAGGAGCCTACATCAGGTCAGAAACTTTTGAGGCAGCTGGTGGTAAATTTAATCCGCAAACCTTGTTGGTGGATAAGACCGTGTCAAAAGATGATATCAAAAATGATCAAAATATCTTATCGGTCATTAATAAATCAGATCAAGAAAAGAATGCTTATGATTTTGTGAGTAGCTTGATGAGTGTCTTCTTGATGATTATCGGTTTTGCATTGCTACTTGTTATTGTTGTTCTCTATAACCTTGGTTCTCTGAATTTTGTCGAACGGATGCGTGATTATGCAACGCTTCAAGTTCTTGGGTTTTCTAAGAAAAATTTGCAATTGATTACCATGATTGAAAATCTTATGTCAACATCAATTGGTTGGATTCTAGGAATTCCAATGGGAATCTGGTTCTTGAGATGCTATGTGGCAAACTTCTCAACCATTCGTATTGAGTACACAGCCTACATCACTTGGCAAGTTCTCTTGATTGCCAGTGCCTTAGTCTCGGTGACATCTGCAGTCACAACCCTCATTATCAGCCATAAAAATAAAACCATTAATATGGTTGAAGCTTTAAAAGGAGTTGAGTAA
- a CDS encoding sensor histidine kinase codes for MVLYITLLPFFIDIFWRASILKEAATKLSLFSRIVMGYSLVTILIFILVQEFSLPLIFVKYLSDGIFYVSFSILLILAAFSLVKDYPSFLLQKVNLILLTLLSLIPLLFLPIMGAVNHLIVNRLTITRTHLSLPVVYILEAIVSTFLMISFTVMMKFMLIWLVVVYCFLFILCSLPIIKDFMDMAKQLNYRLDGQTIFSAVEMKREDIAITIHDTIIQEVIYHKKQIESAGDVDKSEVLNTLDDVVFELRELCSNIYPLMIKELGLKNAILELLNKFQIGNNSFQCF; via the coding sequence GTGGTTTTGTATATCACCTTGCTTCCTTTTTTCATTGATATTTTTTGGCGAGCGAGTATTCTTAAAGAAGCGGCAACAAAATTGTCTTTGTTTTCAAGGATTGTTATGGGGTATTCTTTGGTGACCATTTTGATTTTCATTTTGGTCCAAGAGTTCTCACTTCCTTTGATTTTTGTGAAATACTTATCTGACGGTATTTTTTATGTCAGCTTCTCGATTTTGTTGATATTAGCTGCCTTTTCTTTGGTAAAGGATTATCCATCATTTCTTTTGCAGAAGGTTAATTTAATTTTATTAACGCTACTCAGTTTGATTCCTTTATTATTTCTGCCGATTATGGGAGCTGTGAATCATTTAATTGTCAATCGTTTAACGATAACGAGAACGCACTTATCCTTACCTGTGGTCTACATTTTGGAGGCTATCGTGTCAACTTTTCTCATGATTTCCTTTACAGTTATGATGAAATTTATGCTGATATGGTTGGTGGTGGTTTACTGTTTCTTGTTTATTTTGTGTTCTTTGCCGATTATCAAGGATTTTATGGATATGGCAAAGCAGCTAAATTATCGCCTGGATGGACAAACAATTTTTTCTGCCGTTGAGATGAAGCGTGAGGACATTGCCATCACTATTCACGACACGATTATTCAAGAGGTGATTTACCATAAGAAACAAATTGAGTCTGCAGGAGACGTTGACAAAAGCGAGGTGTTGAACACTTTGGATGATGTTGTTTTTGAACTGCGTGAGCTGTGCTCGAACATTTATCCTTTGATGATCAAGGAACTTGGCCTGAAAAATGCTATTTTGGAACTCTTGAATAAGTTTCAAATTGGCAACAATTCTTTTCAGTGTTTTTGA
- a CDS encoding arsenate reductase family protein, with product MFTFYEYPKCSTCRRAKAELKELGADFEAIDITLDTPKADQIKSWIENSSFTVKNFFNTSGQAYRALGLKDKVDALTVDEAADLLASDGMLIKRPVLVKDGKVLQLGHRKSYTELLKD from the coding sequence ATGTTTACTTTTTACGAATACCCAAAATGTAGCACATGCCGTCGTGCTAAGGCAGAATTGAAAGAATTAGGGGCTGATTTTGAAGCAATTGATATCACACTTGATACGCCAAAGGCTGATCAAATTAAGTCATGGATTGAAAATTCTTCTTTTACAGTTAAAAACTTTTTCAACACTAGCGGTCAAGCTTATCGTGCACTTGGCTTGAAAGACAAGGTTGATGCCTTAACGGTTGATGAAGCTGCTGATTTACTTGCTTCTGATGGTATGTTGATTAAGCGTCCTGTTTTAGTTAAAGATGGTAAAGTCTTGCAACTTGGTCACCGTAAGTCGTATACTGAATTATTGAAAGACTAA
- a CDS encoding phosphoglycerate dehydrogenase, with protein MVYSVKTFNNINQVGLKELGNQFQVDGDLAENPDAFILRSQNLHGVEFPENLKAIARAGAGTNNIPIADATAAGIVVFNTPGANANAVKEAVLASILMSARDYIAANAWVNTLSGDDVPKQVEAGKKQFAGNEISGKTLGVIGLGAIGGRIANYAQRLGMNVLGYDPYVSIETAWNISHHVKRVDDVKEIFANCDYITVHVPLTDETHHTFDSEAFGLMQKGTVVINFARGELVDNVALFEAIEAGIVKRYITDFGTEELLNKDKITVFPHVGGSTAEAELNCAIMAGKTIRQFMETGEITNSVNFPNIHQALTAPYRITLINKNVPNIVAKISTAVSELGINIDNIINRSKGDYAYTLLDLDETDKAKVDHLVANFEASDNIIRVRLIAKK; from the coding sequence ATGGTATACAGTGTTAAAACATTTAATAATATTAATCAAGTAGGTCTTAAAGAATTAGGAAATCAATTTCAAGTTGATGGTGATTTAGCAGAAAATCCAGATGCTTTTATTCTTCGCAGTCAAAATCTTCACGGCGTTGAATTTCCAGAAAATCTAAAAGCTATTGCTCGTGCAGGTGCGGGTACAAATAACATTCCGATTGCCGATGCAACAGCAGCAGGAATTGTGGTCTTTAATACGCCAGGTGCCAATGCTAATGCGGTTAAAGAAGCGGTGCTTGCATCAATTTTGATGTCGGCACGTGATTACATCGCAGCTAACGCTTGGGTTAATACACTTTCGGGTGATGACGTTCCAAAACAAGTCGAAGCTGGCAAAAAGCAATTTGCTGGAAATGAAATTTCTGGTAAAACACTTGGTGTTATCGGACTTGGTGCTATTGGTGGACGTATTGCTAACTATGCCCAACGTCTTGGGATGAACGTTTTGGGTTACGATCCATATGTTTCTATTGAAACAGCTTGGAATATTTCACACCATGTCAAACGTGTTGATGATGTCAAAGAAATTTTTGCAAATTGTGATTACATTACTGTTCACGTGCCATTAACAGATGAAACACACCATACCTTTGATAGCGAAGCATTTGGTTTGATGCAAAAAGGAACTGTTGTTATCAACTTTGCGCGTGGTGAATTGGTTGATAATGTAGCGCTTTTTGAAGCTATCGAAGCAGGTATTGTCAAACGTTACATTACAGACTTCGGAACTGAAGAATTGCTTAACAAAGATAAAATCACTGTCTTCCCTCACGTGGGTGGTTCAACAGCTGAAGCTGAACTTAATTGTGCTATCATGGCTGGTAAGACGATTCGTCAATTTATGGAAACTGGCGAAATTACAAACTCAGTTAACTTCCCTAATATTCACCAAGCTTTGACAGCGCCATATCGTATCACATTGATTAATAAAAATGTGCCAAACATCGTGGCTAAAATTTCAACAGCTGTCTCGGAATTAGGTATTAATATCGATAACATCATCAACCGATCAAAAGGTGATTATGCTTATACTTTGCTTGATCTTGATGAGACAGATAAAGCTAAAGTTGATCATTTAGTAGCCAACTTTGAAGCAAGCGATAATATCATTCGTGTTCGTTTGATTGCTAAGAAATAA
- the serC gene encoding 3-phosphoserine/phosphohydroxythreonine transaminase, which translates to MTIYNFSAGPAVLPKPVLEQAQREMLDYQGSGMSVLEMSHRSKEFDNIIKEAEKLLRELMAIPDNYKVMFLQGGASTQFTMLPLNLAKGRKAYYLVGGSWGKKAYAEAVKLSKSVPFEPVLLASSEDTVYDHIPTFDSKDIDPEAAYVHITTNNTIEGTSIYDLPDTNGVPIVADMSSNILAVRYNVEDFALIYAGAQKNIGPAGVTVVIVREDFLNDEPTLSAMLDYRIQAEAGSLYNTPPAYSIYIAKLVFDWVKAFGGVDKMEAANREKSGLLYDFIDQSDFYTNPVKNPAERSVANIPFVTPSKELDAKFVVEATPLGFKNIKGHRSVGGMRASLYNAFPRQGVLDLIEFMKKFEAENK; encoded by the coding sequence ATGACAATTTACAATTTCTCTGCAGGTCCTGCAGTGTTACCAAAACCAGTGCTTGAACAAGCACAGCGTGAAATGCTTGACTACCAAGGTAGCGGCATGAGTGTTTTAGAAATGTCCCACCGTTCCAAAGAGTTTGATAATATCATTAAAGAAGCTGAAAAATTATTGCGTGAATTGATGGCAATTCCCGATAATTACAAAGTAATGTTCCTTCAAGGCGGAGCATCTACACAATTCACTATGCTTCCTTTGAACCTAGCTAAGGGACGTAAGGCATATTATCTAGTTGGTGGATCATGGGGTAAAAAAGCTTATGCTGAAGCTGTTAAATTGTCCAAATCCGTTCCTTTTGAACCCGTGCTCCTAGCCTCGTCAGAAGATACTGTATACGATCATATTCCTACATTTGATTCTAAAGATATTGACCCTGAAGCTGCGTACGTTCACATCACAACAAATAACACTATCGAAGGAACTTCTATTTACGATCTTCCTGATACTAATGGTGTGCCAATTGTGGCGGACATGTCTTCAAATATTTTAGCGGTTCGCTACAATGTTGAAGATTTTGCACTGATTTATGCGGGCGCTCAAAAAAATATTGGCCCTGCTGGTGTGACTGTTGTTATTGTTCGTGAAGATTTCTTGAATGATGAGCCAACACTTTCTGCAATGCTTGATTATCGTATCCAAGCTGAAGCGGGTTCACTTTACAATACACCACCTGCATACAGCATCTACATTGCAAAACTTGTCTTTGATTGGGTGAAAGCTTTCGGTGGTGTTGACAAGATGGAGGCTGCTAACCGTGAAAAATCAGGTCTTTTGTATGACTTCATCGACCAATCAGACTTCTATACAAATCCTGTTAAGAACCCAGCAGAACGTTCGGTAGCGAATATTCCATTCGTGACACCAAGTAAAGAGCTTGATGCTAAGTTTGTCGTAGAAGCAACACCGTTAGGCTTTAAGAATATTAAAGGTCACCGTTCAGTTGGTGGTATGCGTGCAAGTCTTTACAACGCCTTCCCTCGTCAAGGTGTGCTTGATTTGATTGAATTCATGAAAAAATTTGAAGCAGAAAACAAATAA
- a CDS encoding copper homeostasis protein CutC → MIIKEFCAENTTLLSQLDSSVKRVELCDNLAVGGTTPSYGVIKEAARYLHEKEISLATMIRPRGGNFVYNDSELRIMEDDILRAAELESDNLVLGLLTEDNHIDIEGIEQLLPSTQGLPLVFHMAFDQIPLANQKEAIDQLVDLGFVRILTHGSSENNDIFENVDHLKELVDYANGRIEIMIGGGVTADNYQELIEKTGAQAAHGTKIC, encoded by the coding sequence ATGATTATCAAAGAATTTTGTGCTGAAAACACAACTTTGCTCAGCCAACTTGACTCATCTGTTAAACGCGTCGAACTTTGTGATAATTTAGCCGTTGGTGGAACAACTCCGTCATACGGTGTCATCAAAGAAGCTGCGCGCTATCTTCACGAAAAAGAAATCTCACTTGCTACAATGATTCGTCCACGTGGTGGTAACTTCGTCTACAATGATAGCGAACTTCGAATTATGGAAGATGATATTCTTCGTGCAGCAGAATTAGAAAGTGACAACCTAGTCCTTGGGCTTTTAACTGAAGATAACCACATCGATATTGAAGGGATTGAACAACTTCTTCCATCAACTCAAGGCTTGCCACTAGTCTTTCATATGGCATTTGACCAAATTCCTCTTGCTAATCAAAAAGAAGCTATTGACCAACTTGTCGACCTTGGTTTTGTGCGTATCTTGACACACGGTTCTTCAGAAAATAATGATATTTTTGAAAATGTTGACCATCTTAAAGAACTAGTTGATTACGCCAACGGACGTATTGAAATCATGATTGGCGGTGGTGTCACAGCTGATAATTACCAAGAATTGATTGAAAAAACAGGTGCCCAAGCTGCACACGGAACTAAAATCTGTTAA
- a CDS encoding P-II family nitrogen regulator: MKKIEAIIRPDRLEDLKDALSKAGFTKGMTVSQVLGYGNQRGFAEYVRGQKIVPTLLTKVKVEIVTHDAAVDEIVDIICKAVHTGEVGDGKIFILPIEEVIRIRTGERGGDAV; encoded by the coding sequence ATGAAAAAAATCGAGGCTATTATTCGTCCAGATCGTTTGGAAGATCTGAAAGATGCCTTATCAAAGGCTGGTTTTACAAAAGGGATGACCGTCAGCCAAGTTTTAGGGTATGGTAACCAACGAGGTTTTGCAGAATATGTTCGTGGTCAAAAAATTGTTCCAACATTGCTTACAAAAGTCAAAGTTGAAATCGTTACTCATGATGCAGCGGTTGACGAAATTGTAGATATTATCTGCAAAGCTGTTCACACTGGAGAAGTCGGAGATGGGAAAATCTTTATTCTTCCCATCGAAGAAGTCATCCGTATTCGTACAGGTGAACGTGGAGGAGACGCCGTTTAG
- a CDS encoding ammonium transporter, producing the protein MDAGSIAFMIICAGLVFLMTPGLAFFYGGLGRRKNVINTMMMCAIPIAVASVMWMVCGYSLSFGGNGSLIGNFSHLFFNGVSESASTRGLAIPDALFAAFQMMFPIITVAILTGAAAGRMRFTPLVIFVVFWLLLIYFPFAHMVWDEGLLAQWGTIDFAGGDVVHITSGVSGLVLAILLGKRRDYDRLEYRPHNVPFVFLGAGLLWFGWFGFNAGSALAADGLAVHAFVTTHISAAAAMLSWLFVEKVLTGKFSLVGASTGLVAGLVAITPGAGFVATWSSLLIGLCVSPICYFAISVLKSKFGYDDALDAFGCHGIGGIFGGLVTGLFTTPELALDKHNIGLIYGNAHLFLVTIAAIIFTIVWSAVATFVIVKIISIFTSIRVEDRAEAIGLDDSEHEETAYPTFMGLDS; encoded by the coding sequence ATGGATGCAGGAAGTATTGCTTTTATGATTATCTGTGCTGGTCTAGTCTTCTTAATGACACCTGGCTTAGCCTTCTTCTACGGTGGTTTAGGAAGACGTAAAAATGTCATCAACACTATGATGATGTGTGCGATTCCTATTGCAGTTGCTTCAGTAATGTGGATGGTTTGTGGTTACTCCCTCTCATTTGGCGGGAACGGAAGTCTTATTGGTAACTTCTCTCATCTATTTTTTAATGGTGTTAGTGAATCAGCTAGTACACGTGGCTTAGCTATTCCAGATGCTTTGTTCGCAGCTTTCCAAATGATGTTCCCAATCATCACAGTTGCGATTTTGACAGGGGCAGCAGCAGGGCGCATGCGATTCACACCATTAGTTATCTTTGTTGTTTTCTGGTTGTTGTTGATTTACTTCCCATTTGCTCATATGGTTTGGGATGAAGGACTTTTGGCTCAATGGGGTACTATTGACTTTGCCGGTGGTGACGTGGTTCACATTACTTCAGGGGTTTCTGGGTTGGTATTAGCCATTCTTCTTGGTAAACGTCGCGACTATGACCGTTTAGAATATCGTCCTCACAATGTTCCATTTGTTTTCCTTGGTGCAGGACTTCTCTGGTTCGGTTGGTTTGGATTTAACGCAGGTTCTGCTTTAGCAGCTGATGGGCTTGCTGTTCATGCTTTTGTAACAACTCATATTTCAGCAGCGGCAGCAATGCTATCTTGGTTGTTTGTTGAAAAAGTTTTGACTGGTAAATTCTCACTTGTTGGTGCTTCAACTGGTTTGGTTGCAGGACTTGTCGCTATCACACCGGGTGCAGGTTTTGTAGCAACATGGAGTTCACTTTTAATTGGTCTTTGTGTAAGCCCAATTTGTTATTTTGCTATTTCAGTTCTTAAGAGCAAATTTGGTTACGACGACGCACTTGATGCTTTTGGTTGTCACGGTATCGGTGGTATCTTTGGTGGATTGGTAACAGGACTTTTCACAACACCAGAACTTGCTCTTGATAAACACAATATTGGTTTGATTTACGGAAATGCACACCTTTTCCTAGTAACAATCGCAGCTATTATTTTCACAATCGTTTGGTCAGCAGTTGCAACATTCGTCATTGTTAAGATTATCTCAATCTTTACAAGTATTCGAGTTGAAGACCGTGCCGAAGCTATTGGTCTTGATGACAGTGAACATGAAGAAACAGCTTACCCAACTTTCATGGGATTGGATTCATAA